In Caproicibacterium amylolyticum, a genomic segment contains:
- a CDS encoding DAK2 domain-containing protein produces the protein MINGTLLRNAMISGANNIAKHRNSIDELNIFPVPDGDTGTNMSMTMANASAELQKAEGGAVSEVARIAASGMLRGARGNSGVILSLLFRGFADGVKDMQTVNGSDLANALGLGVAAAYKAVMKPTEGTILTVSRVASEKAKAAAEIDDDALYVWTAVCDGAEEALAQTPEQLPVLKKAGVVDAGGKGLCCIFEGMMSVLRDNVIIQSESEEVAADLNSEDSFRSAAAEFDQDIRFTYCTEFIVSREKNARKDPEELRNFLQTIGDCVVVVADEDIIKTHVHTEEPDRVLEAALAYGQLLTVKIENMKEQHRKAKEANDAAKAKAEKKALKPVEPTEEVGFVAVAAGNGLKTLFTDLGCTHVVSGGQTMNPSTEDILEAVLATPGKTVLVLPNNKNITMAAEQVIPLVKDRKVMVLPTRTIPQGLSAMLAYDPDTSCEVNAVKMMEAAGNVETGTVTFAARDSEFGGHRIKEGDILGLVNGKLTFIEKDIVHTCSKLTRSMVNRSTAFITIIYGEDITEEQANDAYNRIKSKIGSDIEITLVNGGQPIHYFLISVE, from the coding sequence ATGATAAACGGAACACTTTTGCGTAATGCAATGATTTCCGGCGCGAATAATATCGCGAAACACCGGAACAGCATTGATGAACTGAATATTTTTCCTGTGCCGGACGGAGATACCGGCACCAATATGTCCATGACAATGGCCAACGCTTCTGCAGAACTGCAGAAAGCAGAGGGCGGCGCAGTTTCCGAAGTTGCCCGCATTGCCGCTTCCGGTATGCTGCGCGGCGCACGCGGCAACTCCGGTGTGATTTTGTCCCTGCTGTTCCGCGGTTTCGCTGACGGTGTCAAAGACATGCAAACCGTCAACGGCAGTGACCTTGCCAATGCGCTCGGCCTCGGTGTAGCGGCTGCTTACAAAGCAGTTATGAAACCCACCGAAGGCACCATCCTTACCGTTTCCCGCGTAGCAAGCGAAAAGGCAAAAGCTGCTGCAGAAATTGATGATGATGCCTTGTATGTCTGGACCGCTGTTTGCGACGGTGCAGAAGAAGCCCTTGCACAAACGCCGGAGCAGCTGCCGGTGCTGAAAAAGGCCGGTGTTGTGGATGCCGGCGGCAAAGGCCTTTGCTGCATTTTTGAGGGCATGATGAGTGTACTGCGCGACAACGTCATTATTCAGAGTGAAAGCGAAGAAGTGGCTGCTGACCTTAACAGCGAAGATTCTTTCCGCAGTGCCGCTGCGGAGTTTGACCAGGACATCCGCTTCACCTACTGCACAGAATTCATTGTCAGCCGTGAAAAGAACGCGCGCAAAGATCCGGAGGAACTGCGCAATTTCCTGCAGACCATTGGCGACTGCGTTGTTGTGGTCGCGGACGAAGATATCATTAAAACGCATGTCCACACAGAGGAACCTGACCGTGTACTGGAGGCTGCCCTGGCCTACGGCCAACTGCTGACTGTAAAAATTGAAAACATGAAGGAACAGCATCGCAAGGCGAAAGAAGCTAATGACGCTGCAAAAGCAAAAGCGGAAAAAAAAGCGCTGAAGCCAGTTGAGCCTACCGAAGAAGTCGGTTTTGTTGCTGTTGCCGCCGGTAATGGTCTTAAAACGCTCTTTACTGATCTTGGCTGCACACATGTGGTCAGCGGCGGACAGACCATGAATCCCAGTACCGAGGATATTTTAGAAGCAGTTCTGGCCACTCCGGGCAAAACTGTGCTGGTGCTGCCGAACAACAAAAATATTACCATGGCGGCAGAGCAGGTCATTCCGCTGGTAAAAGACCGCAAAGTCATGGTGCTGCCCACACGCACTATCCCGCAGGGTCTTTCCGCAATGCTGGCTTATGACCCCGACACTTCCTGCGAAGTTAACGCTGTCAAGATGATGGAAGCCGCCGGCAATGTAGAAACCGGAACCGTCACCTTTGCCGCGCGTGACAGTGAGTTTGGCGGCCACCGCATTAAAGAAGGCGATATCCTCGGCTTGGTGAACGGCAAACTGACCTTTATTGAAAAGGACATTGTGCACACCTGCTCAAAGCTGACCCGCTCCATGGTCAACCGTTCCACAGCATTCATTACGATTATTTACGGTGAAGATATTACAGAGGAACAAGCGAACGACGCTTACAACCGCATTAAGTCCAAAATCGGCTCTGACATTGAAATCACACTGGTGAACGGCGGTCAGCCCATTCACTACTTCCTCATTTCGGTAGAATAA
- a CDS encoding AAA family ATPase codes for MKPLHLRMKAFGSYLHETEIDFTALGEHPLFLITGATGGGKTTILDAMCFALYCRATGGRRSWEGMRSLSAQQEDETLVEFTFAYRGTDYKWLRSIQDYYSKRTDSVRVKETHECYRKNADGAWELLCAGAEGRVREQAEQLLGLTCEQFSQVVVLPQGDFLKLLLSTSREKAALLQTLFATQKWEHLTQRMRGRAAALAKQAGQNDAACASIFARENVKNLAALQEKCAVLQKNLQNLQALSKAAKEKQEQCNRLYDIASKTAAAYDLTKKRDTELEAAKLRVQKTGEQNQQAQSALPQAQQLREKAAKLREQAAALQGALEAARKLDALQKNIHTEKIRLEQGQKQLEQAEQTQKEAQARWEKGMAFSDTLNGQVEQLPQISAEIEAELRANAAAAVATDLRQNCPCPVCGAVHHPHPAVPSARLAELRQKQAEAAKAAETLKKARMKLKTLEQQRGQAQQSAMQIRAQLADLQNRIAAEEATEKAIAGQMNGSATLAEMEQSVQNLRKQSAQMEQQEAQLRMTAAEVQSRAAAAAEALQKAHADQAEAQAQYQLVLLEYRSQPGVPQDTERPDEKAAQRQREEAQTAAASLAEQTGRAAESLHSGQQSFTQLTELAKQGESLQKQYEAAARLADLLSGKTKQRVPIQQFVLGIMLDDILASANSFFADLSSGRYRLLRKTAPTGGNALGGLDLAVLDAASGGERDVGTLSGGELFLASLSLAFGLSDVVQGYSGAVRLDALFIDEGFGSLDQETLDTAMGALLRLQESGRTVGIISHVTELQDVIKKQLIVDRLPDGSSCVKLVVS; via the coding sequence AAACGTTGGTCGAATTTACCTTTGCGTACCGTGGTACAGACTACAAGTGGCTGCGCAGCATACAGGACTATTACTCGAAGCGAACGGATTCTGTGCGGGTAAAGGAAACACATGAGTGTTACCGCAAAAACGCGGACGGTGCGTGGGAGCTGCTTTGTGCCGGTGCGGAGGGACGAGTGCGGGAACAGGCAGAACAACTGCTGGGGCTTACCTGTGAGCAGTTTTCACAGGTTGTGGTATTGCCGCAGGGAGATTTTTTGAAGCTGCTGCTTTCCACTTCACGCGAAAAAGCGGCACTGCTGCAAACACTTTTTGCAACACAGAAGTGGGAACACCTGACCCAGCGCATGCGCGGGCGTGCGGCAGCACTCGCCAAGCAGGCCGGACAGAATGACGCGGCCTGCGCGTCCATTTTTGCACGGGAGAATGTAAAAAATCTTGCTGCACTGCAGGAAAAGTGCGCTGTGCTGCAAAAAAATCTTCAAAATTTGCAGGCGCTTTCAAAAGCGGCAAAAGAAAAACAGGAACAGTGTAACCGGCTGTATGACATTGCGTCCAAAACTGCTGCCGCGTATGACCTGACGAAAAAACGCGATACAGAGCTGGAAGCAGCAAAACTTCGTGTGCAAAAAACAGGTGAACAGAATCAGCAGGCGCAGTCCGCATTGCCGCAGGCACAGCAGCTGCGTGAAAAAGCCGCAAAACTGCGGGAACAGGCGGCAGCTTTGCAGGGAGCGTTAGAAGCGGCACGGAAGCTTGATGCGCTGCAAAAAAACATTCATACCGAAAAAATTCGGCTGGAACAAGGTCAAAAACAGCTGGAGCAGGCGGAGCAAACGCAGAAAGAGGCACAGGCCCGTTGGGAAAAGGGCATGGCTTTTTCTGATACACTGAACGGGCAGGTAGAACAGCTGCCGCAGATTTCAGCGGAAATTGAAGCCGAACTGCGTGCGAATGCGGCGGCGGCGGTTGCCACAGACCTGCGGCAAAACTGCCCGTGTCCTGTCTGCGGTGCGGTTCATCATCCGCACCCGGCCGTGCCGTCAGCGCGGCTTGCAGAGCTGCGGCAGAAGCAGGCGGAAGCCGCTAAGGCTGCAGAAACGCTGAAAAAAGCCAGAATGAAATTAAAAACACTGGAGCAGCAGCGCGGGCAGGCACAGCAGAGTGCAATGCAAATTCGCGCACAACTGGCGGACCTGCAAAACCGGATTGCTGCAGAGGAAGCAACAGAGAAAGCGATTGCCGGCCAAATGAACGGCAGTGCTACGCTTGCGGAGATGGAGCAGTCCGTACAAAATCTGCGCAAGCAGTCCGCACAGATGGAACAGCAGGAAGCCCAACTGCGTATGACCGCTGCAGAAGTACAGAGCCGGGCCGCCGCTGCGGCAGAAGCACTGCAAAAAGCACACGCGGATCAAGCGGAAGCACAGGCGCAGTATCAGCTTGTACTTCTGGAGTACCGTTCCCAACCGGGCGTACCGCAGGATACGGAACGGCCGGATGAAAAGGCGGCGCAGCGGCAGCGGGAGGAGGCGCAGACCGCTGCCGCCTCACTGGCAGAGCAGACAGGCCGTGCTGCAGAAAGCCTGCACAGCGGACAGCAGTCTTTTACACAGCTTACAGAATTGGCAAAGCAGGGGGAAAGCCTGCAGAAACAGTATGAAGCTGCCGCCAGACTTGCGGATTTGCTTTCCGGAAAAACCAAACAACGGGTGCCAATTCAGCAGTTTGTGCTGGGCATCATGCTGGATGATATTTTGGCCAGTGCAAACAGCTTTTTTGCTGACCTTTCCTCCGGGCGCTACCGGCTTTTACGCAAAACAGCGCCCACCGGCGGCAACGCGCTTGGCGGGCTGGATTTGGCGGTGCTGGATGCAGCTTCCGGCGGCGAGCGGGATGTCGGTACACTTTCGGGGGGCGAACTGTTCCTTGCTTCGCTTTCACTGGCGTTTGGACTTTCGGATGTGGTGCAGGGCTATTCCGGTGCGGTGCGGTTGGACGCACTGTTCATTGACGAGGGCTTTGGCTCACTTGACCAGGAAACATTAGACACAGCTATGGGCGCACTGCTGCGCCTGCAGGAGTCCGGCCGCACAGTGGGCATTATTTCACATGTTACGGAGCTGCAGGATGTGATTAAAAAGCAGCTGATTGTGGACCGTTTGCCGGACGGCAGCAGCTGTGTGAAACTGGTGGTTTCGTAA
- the recG gene encoding ATP-dependent DNA helicase RecG, with the protein MASLFAKPITELKGVGSKRAELFQKLGVPTAGALLRLYPRAYEDWSNPYTVLQAPLDIPCAVRATVKSVGAPVFAHSGVMLTHVHTADEEGTPLELTFFNNQYIQNLLSSGIRYIFYGKITLNQRKRQMAAPVFAKEGQCPGLRPIYPQTKGLSSRIIEAVVKETLQLLPDVMRDPIPQEIRQQYSLCELRYALESIHQPENTESMEVARRRLAFEELLVLQLGLLTMKSRTREKSGFVVQKNCLDDFWKLLPFSPTSAQKRAAQEAVADMQSGWPMNRLVQGDVGSGKTAVAAACCHTVIQNGMQAVLMAPTDILAHQHYDSLTKMLEPAGIRVGLLTGSMKAKEKAGAKTGILDGTIQLLIGTHALLTPDVQFQNLGLVITDEQHRFGVNQRTALAEKSKGTHVLVMSATPIPRTLALMIYGDLDISVIDELPPGRQVIETFCVDSAKRVRALHFLQKHVHEGQQAYVICPAIDAGNDKASVAQYAEYLQKVLPDCRIGALHGRMKPKEKDEIMGQFSAGKIDILVSTTVVEVGVDVPNAVDMLIENAEQYGLSQLHQLRGRVGRGSYQSYCILITDAQNEDARARMEVMCETSNGFTIAERDLKLRGPGDFFGQRQHGLPELKIADMNNDFEVLKDAQSVAKEMLAADPPLEGPEHRGLRAEVRQLFRHLGET; encoded by the coding sequence ATGGCTTCTTTATTTGCAAAACCCATCACAGAATTAAAAGGCGTCGGCAGTAAACGCGCAGAGCTTTTCCAAAAACTCGGTGTGCCCACTGCCGGCGCTTTGCTGCGCCTGTATCCACGCGCTTACGAGGACTGGAGTAATCCCTATACCGTGCTGCAGGCGCCGCTGGACATCCCCTGTGCCGTGCGTGCCACTGTGAAAAGCGTTGGTGCGCCGGTATTTGCGCACTCCGGTGTCATGCTCACCCATGTGCACACCGCAGACGAAGAGGGTACGCCGCTGGAACTTACTTTCTTTAACAACCAGTATATTCAGAACTTACTGAGCAGCGGCATCCGCTATATCTTTTACGGAAAAATTACACTCAATCAGCGAAAGCGGCAGATGGCCGCTCCGGTATTTGCAAAAGAGGGGCAATGCCCCGGCCTGCGGCCGATTTATCCGCAGACCAAAGGACTTTCCAGCCGGATTATCGAAGCCGTGGTGAAGGAAACACTTCAACTGTTGCCGGATGTAATGCGTGACCCAATTCCGCAGGAGATTCGCCAACAGTACAGTCTGTGTGAATTGCGCTACGCTCTGGAGAGTATCCATCAGCCGGAAAATACGGAAAGCATGGAGGTCGCGCGGCGGCGCCTTGCTTTTGAAGAACTGCTGGTGCTGCAGCTCGGCCTGCTCACTATGAAAAGCCGCACCCGTGAAAAAAGCGGATTTGTTGTGCAGAAAAACTGCCTTGATGACTTCTGGAAACTTCTTCCGTTTTCCCCCACGAGCGCACAAAAGCGCGCCGCACAAGAAGCAGTTGCAGATATGCAAAGCGGCTGGCCGATGAACCGACTGGTGCAGGGCGACGTTGGCAGCGGCAAAACGGCAGTCGCCGCCGCCTGCTGCCATACCGTCATACAAAACGGAATGCAGGCGGTGCTGATGGCGCCGACTGATATTCTGGCGCACCAGCACTATGACTCCCTGACAAAGATGCTGGAACCTGCCGGCATCCGGGTCGGACTGCTGACCGGTTCGATGAAAGCGAAGGAAAAGGCGGGTGCCAAAACGGGTATTCTGGACGGCACCATCCAGCTGCTGATTGGCACACACGCACTTTTAACGCCGGATGTGCAGTTCCAAAATCTCGGGCTGGTCATTACCGACGAACAGCACCGTTTCGGCGTTAACCAGCGCACCGCACTGGCGGAAAAATCCAAAGGCACCCATGTGCTGGTTATGAGTGCCACGCCGATTCCGCGCACGCTGGCACTTATGATTTACGGAGATTTGGACATTTCTGTAATTGATGAGCTGCCCCCCGGCAGGCAGGTCATTGAAACGTTTTGCGTGGACAGTGCCAAGCGCGTGCGGGCGCTGCATTTTTTGCAGAAACATGTGCATGAAGGACAGCAGGCTTACGTGATCTGCCCGGCAATCGATGCAGGGAACGACAAGGCAAGCGTCGCACAGTACGCAGAGTACCTGCAGAAAGTGCTGCCGGACTGCCGCATTGGCGCTTTGCACGGGCGCATGAAACCCAAGGAAAAAGATGAAATCATGGGGCAGTTTTCCGCCGGAAAAATTGACATTCTTGTTTCCACAACCGTCGTTGAAGTCGGTGTGGATGTACCCAACGCTGTGGATATGCTGATTGAAAACGCAGAACAGTATGGGCTTTCTCAGCTGCACCAGCTGCGTGGACGGGTTGGGCGCGGAAGCTACCAAAGCTACTGCATTTTGATTACCGACGCACAAAACGAGGATGCCCGCGCCCGTATGGAAGTCATGTGTGAAACCTCCAACGGCTTCACCATTGCGGAACGTGACCTGAAACTGCGCGGCCCCGGTGACTTTTTTGGCCAGCGGCAGCACGGCCTGCCGGAACTAAAAATTGCCGACATGAACAATGACTTTGAGGTTTTAAAAGATGCGCAATCCGTTGCAAAAGAAATGCTTGCCGCCGACCCGCCGCTGGAAGGACCTGAGCACCGCGGTCTGCGCGCGGAAGTACGCCAGCTTTTCCGCCATTTAGGGGAAACGTAA
- a CDS encoding TIGR00282 family metallophosphoesterase, with product MNILAIGDVVGSVGCRFLREKLPPLKKLKAVNLVIANGENSADGNGLTPSSVRYLLDSGVDALTSGNHSFRRKESYDTYDECEQLLRPANFPAGAPGRGYFVYDMGRTQVGILNLMGTVYMDPLDNPFFTADALLNDTPKITVVDFHAEATGEKRSMGYYLDGRVSALWGTHTHVQTADECVLPKGTGYISDLGMTGTVESVLGVQPELTIHKMKTQMPVRFDLVQDGPCKMDCCLFEIDDATGRCRSAERLELR from the coding sequence ATGAATATACTTGCCATTGGTGATGTAGTTGGCAGCGTGGGCTGCCGCTTTCTGCGCGAAAAACTTCCGCCGCTGAAGAAACTGAAAGCGGTGAATCTGGTGATCGCTAACGGAGAAAACAGTGCAGACGGAAATGGCCTGACACCCTCTTCTGTGCGCTACCTGCTGGACAGCGGTGTGGATGCACTGACTTCCGGAAACCACAGCTTCCGCCGAAAAGAGAGTTACGACACCTATGACGAGTGTGAACAGCTGCTGCGCCCCGCGAACTTTCCCGCCGGTGCACCAGGCCGCGGCTACTTTGTCTATGACATGGGGCGCACGCAGGTTGGCATTTTAAACCTGATGGGTACTGTTTATATGGATCCGCTGGACAATCCGTTTTTCACCGCAGACGCACTGCTCAACGATACGCCTAAAATTACGGTAGTGGATTTTCACGCAGAAGCAACCGGTGAAAAGCGCAGCATGGGATACTATCTGGACGGCCGCGTCAGCGCCCTTTGGGGCACTCATACCCACGTGCAAACCGCAGATGAATGTGTGCTGCCAAAAGGCACAGGCTATATTTCAGACCTCGGCATGACCGGCACGGTGGAGTCCGTGCTCGGTGTGCAGCCGGAACTGACCATCCACAAAATGAAAACGCAGATGCCTGTGCGTTTTGACCTCGTACAGGACGGCCCCTGCAAGATGGACTGCTGCCTGTTTGAAATTGACGATGCAACCGGCCGCTGCCGCAGCGCCGAGCGGCTGGAACTGCGGTAG
- a CDS encoding AraC family transcriptional regulator: protein MEWTESLKTAVAYMEAHITENFCADDVAEKIHMSTFYFQKGFAILTGMNVGEYIRNRRLYLAALDLTAGREKIIDIAYKYGYETPESFSKAFRRFHGCTPSQAKNDTSKIKVFLPLRIHIEIKGGNDMDFTVEKVEAFKVIGFQREFSMDSSYREIPKFWDAFANQYLIRLFESGPKDAVDKAICDNMVGEYGVCIDDIGGNGKFRYLIAGKYLGGGVPDGMTVFKFPNMNWAKFKAVGPCPGALQAVNTAIFKEWLPGNPDYEIAAGCNIEWYPRGNADAPDYESGIWVPVKHK, encoded by the coding sequence ATGGAGTGGACAGAATCCCTGAAAACAGCAGTTGCTTATATGGAAGCGCATATTACCGAAAATTTTTGCGCAGATGATGTGGCCGAAAAAATCCATATGTCTACTTTCTATTTTCAAAAGGGCTTTGCAATCCTAACCGGGATGAACGTGGGCGAATATATCCGCAATAGGCGCTTATATCTGGCGGCACTGGACTTGACAGCGGGCAGAGAAAAAATAATAGACATTGCCTACAAATATGGTTACGAAACGCCGGAAAGCTTTTCAAAAGCATTCCGCAGATTTCACGGCTGTACGCCGTCACAGGCGAAGAATGATACCAGTAAAATCAAAGTTTTTCTGCCTCTGCGCATACACATCGAAATCAAAGGAGGAAATGACATGGACTTTACAGTGGAAAAGGTGGAAGCATTCAAAGTAATTGGCTTCCAAAGAGAATTTTCAATGGACAGCAGCTATCGCGAAATCCCGAAGTTTTGGGATGCGTTTGCAAACCAGTATTTGATTCGGCTTTTTGAGTCCGGCCCGAAAGATGCAGTGGACAAGGCAATTTGCGACAACATGGTTGGCGAGTACGGCGTGTGCATTGATGATATTGGGGGAAACGGAAAGTTTCGCTACTTGATTGCCGGAAAGTATTTGGGCGGCGGCGTACCGGATGGAATGACCGTGTTTAAATTTCCAAATATGAATTGGGCAAAGTTTAAGGCAGTTGGCCCCTGCCCGGGAGCACTGCAGGCGGTTAATACTGCAATTTTCAAAGAGTGGCTGCCCGGAAATCCGGATTATGAAATAGCGGCCGGCTGCAATATTGAGTGGTACCCCAGGGGAAACGCAGATGCTCCCGATTATGAGAGCGGCATTTGGGTGCCGGTAAAGCACAAATAA
- the rny gene encoding ribonuclease Y — translation MNPVIVIVLCIVGLVVGGFAGFSLGERHRKQTAELAIGSAEEEAKRIVNDAIKAAEAKKKETILEGKDELHRLRSDADREINDRRKEMQRQERRVQQKEENLDKKLESLESKEEKLTKKNKQADERLTEAEAVKQEQVEALERISGFTAEQAKDYLLKQFESDIQHEKAVKLRDFEQQTKDDADNSAREIISMAIQRCAADHVSEATISVVPLPNDEMKGRIIGREGRNIRTIETLTGVDLIIDDTPEAITISSFEPVRREIARVALEKLISDGRIHPARIEETVEKARREVETTIKQAGENAILQTGVTGIHPELIKLLGRLKYRTSYGQNVLDHSLEVASISGIMASELGLDPTMARRAGLLHDIGKALDHEIEGSHVDIGVDVARKYKESEAVIHAIAAHHNDIEPKTVIACLVQAADAISAARPGARRENVENYIKRLEKLEEVASGFDGVERCYAIQAGREIRVIVKPEVVTDDKMTLLAHDICKKIESDLEYPGQIKVNIIRESRATDFAK, via the coding sequence ATGAATCCTGTCATCGTAATTGTTCTGTGTATTGTAGGTCTTGTGGTGGGCGGCTTCGCCGGATTTTCCCTTGGTGAACGTCACCGCAAGCAAACCGCTGAGCTTGCCATTGGCTCCGCTGAAGAGGAAGCAAAGCGGATTGTAAATGATGCCATTAAGGCGGCAGAGGCAAAAAAGAAAGAAACCATTTTGGAAGGCAAAGATGAACTGCATCGTCTGCGCTCGGATGCGGACCGGGAAATCAATGACCGGCGCAAAGAAATGCAGCGTCAGGAACGCCGTGTTCAGCAAAAGGAAGAAAATCTGGACAAAAAGCTGGAAAGTCTGGAGAGCAAAGAAGAAAAGCTGACCAAAAAGAACAAACAGGCTGACGAACGTCTGACAGAAGCAGAGGCCGTTAAGCAGGAGCAGGTGGAGGCCCTGGAGCGAATCTCCGGCTTCACCGCCGAGCAGGCAAAGGATTACCTGCTCAAGCAGTTTGAATCTGACATTCAGCACGAAAAGGCAGTAAAGCTGCGCGATTTCGAGCAGCAAACCAAGGATGATGCCGACAACTCCGCACGCGAAATCATCTCCATGGCGATTCAGCGCTGCGCGGCAGACCACGTTTCGGAAGCAACCATTTCTGTTGTGCCGCTGCCGAATGACGAAATGAAGGGCCGCATCATCGGCCGCGAAGGCCGCAACATCCGCACAATTGAAACACTGACCGGTGTTGACCTGATTATTGACGACACACCGGAGGCTATCACAATTTCCAGCTTTGAGCCGGTTCGCCGTGAGATTGCCCGCGTTGCCCTTGAAAAACTGATTTCCGACGGCCGCATTCACCCCGCACGCATTGAGGAAACTGTCGAAAAAGCCCGCCGCGAGGTGGAAACCACCATCAAGCAGGCCGGTGAAAACGCCATTTTGCAGACCGGGGTCACCGGCATTCATCCGGAGCTCATCAAACTGCTGGGCCGCTTGAAGTACCGCACAAGTTACGGTCAGAACGTGCTTGACCATTCTCTGGAGGTTGCGTCCATTTCCGGAATCATGGCTTCTGAACTGGGACTTGACCCGACCATGGCACGCCGTGCCGGCCTACTGCATGATATTGGTAAGGCACTTGACCACGAAATTGAAGGCTCCCACGTTGACATTGGTGTGGATGTTGCCCGCAAGTACAAAGAAAGCGAAGCAGTCATTCATGCAATCGCCGCCCACCACAATGACATTGAACCAAAAACCGTCATCGCCTGTCTGGTACAGGCAGCGGATGCCATCAGTGCAGCACGCCCCGGTGCCCGCCGTGAAAACGTGGAGAACTATATCAAACGTCTTGAAAAGCTGGAGGAAGTCGCCTCCGGATTTGACGGTGTGGAACGCTGCTATGCGATTCAGGCCGGACGTGAAATTCGCGTAATTGTTAAGCCGGAAGTCGTTACAGATGATAAAATGACCCTGCTGGCACATGACATCTGCAAAAAAATCGAGTCCGATTTGGAGTATCCGGGCCAGATTAAGGTAAACATTATCCGTGAAAGCCGGGCTACGGACTTCGCAAAATAG